One Osmerus mordax isolate fOsmMor3 chromosome 26, fOsmMor3.pri, whole genome shotgun sequence DNA segment encodes these proteins:
- the adi1 gene encoding acireductone dioxygenase encodes MALDAWYIDDSDEDQRMPHRQNPNQPVSCEDLQKLGIFHFKLNADIYETDPELEKIRKDHGYSYSDIITIAKDTLPNYEDKLKMFFQEHLHLDEEIRYILDGRAYFDVRDKDDRWIRISMVKGDLITLPAGIYHRFTMDETNYTKAMRLFVGEPVWKAYNRPADDTDIRQQYLSSLECA; translated from the exons ATGGCTTTAGATGCATGGTATATCGACGACTCTGATGAAGATCAGCGAATGCCTCATAGACAAAATCCAAACCAGCCCGTGTCTTGTGAAGACTTACAAAAGCTTGGAATTTTCCACTTTAAG TTAAATGCTGATATTTATGAAACAGATCCTGAACTGGAGAAGATTCGAAAAGACCATGGCTACTCATATTCAGATATCATAACCATCGCCAAGGATACACTACCCAACTATGAGGATAAG ttGAAGATGTTCTTTCAGGAACATCTCCATTTAGATGAGGAGATCCGCTACATCTTGGACGGCAGAGCTTATTTTGACGTGAGGGACAAGGACGATCGCTGGATCAGgatctctatggtcaagggagACCTGATTACTCTACCTGCTGGGATCTACCACAGATTTACTATGGATGAGACG AACTACACTAAAGCCATGAGGCTCTTTGTGGGGGAACCAGTGTGGAAGGCTTATAACCGACCAGCTGATGACACAGACATTCGTCAGCAGTATTTGAGCTCTCTCGAATGTGCCTAG